Proteins encoded in a region of the Paenibacillus sp. W2I17 genome:
- a CDS encoding RNA polymerase sigma factor, whose translation MQRSVPQLGDHVMKVYETYADTLFRIAMVHLGRREDAEEATQDTFIKLIEKAPTFNDAEHQKAWLIRVITNHCKSLLGRGWRKREVKLEGVDPLTTDNAEDHALIELVLSLPVKYRSVVHLYYYEDYPIREISEILEISESAVKMRLKRGRQLLKLELEGEEL comes from the coding sequence ATGCAGCGATCAGTGCCCCAGCTGGGCGATCATGTGATGAAAGTCTATGAGACATACGCGGATACGCTGTTCCGGATTGCCATGGTGCACCTCGGCAGACGAGAAGACGCGGAGGAAGCCACTCAGGATACCTTCATCAAACTAATAGAAAAAGCCCCTACGTTCAACGATGCGGAGCATCAAAAAGCATGGTTGATTCGGGTCATCACCAATCATTGCAAATCCTTATTAGGCAGAGGCTGGCGCAAACGGGAGGTCAAACTGGAGGGAGTCGATCCTCTTACAACAGACAACGCTGAAGATCACGCGCTGATCGAACTTGTACTGTCACTGCCCGTCAAGTATAGATCGGTGGTTCATCTGTATTATTACGAAGATTATCCGATCCGAGAAATCAGCGAGATCCTGGAGATTAGCGAATCAGCAGTGAAAATGAGATTAAAACGAGGAAGACAGCTGTTAAAACTGGAGCTGGAAGGAGAGGAACTGTAA
- a CDS encoding histidine-type phosphatase, producing MMIKKIGISVASLALLTSVSVFDAYGAGSKSMIEVSEQSANVVVNGQRVEGESFLYNGVTYVPARAIGEALGQEVDWDNNTQSVFVGANINDQQGYRGTKTPYPFKETSYTKAPIGYEPIFINYIGRHGSRHLSSSKYDKTLFELLDIAEKDGQITNLGKELKKEIGNLMKVEKDHYGLLSTTGGEELKGIGARVGQNFKELFTSDKKVIAQATFKDRTPQSRDQFIDGLKESLGDNKVDILASAFEEGKDPYLRPYDLATKYNEYVEDGDWVKLYEDYVTQSTGTRYAKEVLLQFFSEDFYRRLNAGEFELKDEKGKVKLSNPTEAASNLYELYIISSNIKGEGDFEFGRYFTANQLKWYESIDNINDFYEKGPSLTSTDLPQNIIAPLVKELIVSTDQSIQQKDTAGIFRFAHAETIIPLSSFLDIAGANVSIDKPQDVTQNWNGSVISPMGANIQWILYSNGKDVLVKMLRNEEEIAFPIETKTYPYYKWEDVKAYYQNKLQKVGVSLDSSLEDNIELLQKNF from the coding sequence ATGATGATCAAAAAAATCGGGATTTCAGTAGCATCACTCGCCCTCTTAACGTCTGTAAGTGTATTTGACGCATATGGTGCAGGTTCAAAGAGCATGATCGAAGTGTCTGAACAATCGGCTAATGTGGTTGTGAACGGTCAAAGGGTGGAAGGCGAATCATTTCTCTACAATGGGGTCACTTATGTACCTGCAAGAGCGATTGGTGAAGCCTTGGGGCAAGAGGTAGACTGGGATAACAACACCCAATCGGTATTTGTTGGAGCTAATATTAACGATCAGCAGGGATACCGCGGTACCAAAACGCCATATCCTTTTAAGGAAACAAGTTACACAAAAGCTCCTATTGGATATGAACCCATATTTATTAACTACATAGGGAGACATGGTTCCAGGCATCTATCCAGTTCCAAGTACGACAAGACGTTATTTGAACTGCTCGACATCGCTGAAAAGGACGGGCAGATCACTAATCTGGGCAAAGAGCTGAAGAAGGAAATTGGCAATCTGATGAAGGTTGAAAAAGATCATTATGGATTGTTATCCACTACGGGTGGAGAAGAACTGAAAGGAATAGGGGCCAGAGTTGGGCAGAATTTCAAAGAACTTTTTACATCTGATAAAAAAGTGATTGCACAAGCAACCTTCAAAGATCGAACGCCGCAGAGCAGAGATCAGTTTATTGACGGGTTAAAGGAAAGCTTGGGTGATAACAAGGTAGACATTCTGGCTTCAGCTTTTGAAGAAGGGAAAGACCCCTATCTACGGCCCTACGACCTAGCGACAAAGTATAATGAGTACGTAGAAGATGGAGACTGGGTTAAGTTATACGAGGATTATGTCACACAGAGCACTGGAACGCGTTATGCAAAAGAGGTCCTTTTGCAATTTTTCTCTGAAGACTTCTATCGACGGCTGAACGCTGGAGAGTTTGAACTGAAGGATGAGAAGGGAAAAGTGAAGCTCAGCAACCCAACCGAGGCTGCTTCTAATTTATACGAACTGTACATCATTTCTTCGAATATTAAAGGAGAAGGTGACTTCGAATTCGGGCGGTATTTCACGGCTAATCAATTGAAATGGTACGAGAGTATTGACAATATCAATGATTTCTATGAAAAAGGTCCATCTTTAACGTCAACGGATCTGCCGCAGAATATCATTGCACCTCTGGTCAAAGAATTGATTGTGTCTACCGACCAGTCCATTCAGCAGAAAGACACGGCTGGTATATTTCGTTTTGCTCACGCAGAAACCATCATTCCACTATCTTCATTCCTGGATATCGCCGGAGCTAATGTGAGTATCGACAAACCGCAGGACGTGACCCAAAACTGGAATGGCTCGGTTATCTCACCAATGGGAGCAAATATTCAATGGATTCTGTATTCCAATGGTAAGGATGTTCTCGTGAAAATGCTTAGAAATGAAGAAGAGATCGCCTTCCCGATCGAAACAAAGACCTATCCATACTATAAGTGGGAAGATGTAAAAGCATATTACCAAAACAAACTGCAGAAGGTAGGCGTAAGCTTGGACAGCAGTTTGGAAGACAACATCGAGCTTTTACAGAAGAATTTCTAA
- a CDS encoding DUF3237 domain-containing protein gives MKLEELFTVHVNIEESFDLQNSEDDSVVMITFTGSVTGKYFEGIVLGGGVDTQIIGKNGDPHTLSARYMLQGTDNTGHSCKIYIENNGNIDKTLKTALFRTSPKMITDSKALSFLNRETLVGEGHPTESGIDIKIYRAL, from the coding sequence TTGAAATTAGAAGAATTGTTCACAGTACATGTGAACATCGAAGAATCATTTGATTTACAGAATAGCGAAGATGATTCGGTTGTCATGATTACTTTTACAGGCAGCGTAACCGGAAAGTACTTTGAGGGAATTGTGCTGGGTGGAGGAGTGGATACGCAGATCATAGGGAAGAATGGTGACCCGCATACGCTATCGGCAAGATACATGCTCCAAGGGACCGACAACACAGGTCATTCCTGCAAAATTTATATCGAAAATAACGGAAATATTGATAAAACGCTGAAAACTGCTTTATTTCGTACTTCCCCCAAAATGATTACAGACAGCAAAGCCTTATCCTTCTTGAACCGTGAGACACTTGTTGGAGAAGGTCATCCGACGGAGTCAGGGATTGATATAAAAATATATAGGGCGCTATGA
- a CDS encoding MFS transporter: protein MSTLPKSVRFPLFILMLNLFIALLGQGMLIPILPEYLKLFHAGGTVAGFLVAAFGAAQFFFSPLGGQLSDRFGRKKLIIAGMFLSVISDIIFALSTSLPFLYVARFIGGISLGLMVPANLAYVADITTPETRAKGMGYFGAAMNLGMVLGPGLGGLIAEMGIRMPYFFAAGLGLIAALMTLLLPETLPPEKRTVSIRLQKGDHLGKKIWSSFKVPYFKYLIVLLVMTFGLMSYETVFALFAEQKYGFDAATISIIITLGAIIGIIVQIWLLDWFVQRIGEVKLIRLSLIITPIALLLMLIKVNLVFLLFASALFFAFNSFLRPSVSTLISKNAGDRQGYASGLNTTFSSLGTVIGPLIAGLLFDKNINFPYIFGAIMLLASLGLTLNAFRSKKGQLYTSE, encoded by the coding sequence ATGAGTACATTACCAAAATCAGTTCGCTTTCCACTGTTCATTCTGATGTTAAATCTGTTTATTGCTTTATTGGGGCAAGGGATGCTCATTCCCATATTGCCGGAGTATTTGAAGCTTTTTCATGCGGGAGGCACAGTAGCAGGATTTTTAGTTGCAGCCTTCGGTGCCGCTCAATTCTTCTTTTCACCTCTTGGGGGACAACTGTCTGATCGATTTGGACGCAAAAAGTTGATCATCGCAGGTATGTTTCTGTCTGTCATTTCAGATATCATATTTGCGCTGTCGACGTCATTACCGTTCCTCTATGTCGCACGGTTTATCGGTGGAATCAGTCTTGGTTTAATGGTTCCTGCCAACCTCGCATATGTCGCCGATATTACAACGCCAGAGACACGTGCGAAAGGCATGGGCTATTTCGGCGCAGCTATGAACTTGGGGATGGTTCTCGGACCTGGTCTGGGCGGTCTCATCGCCGAGATGGGCATTCGCATGCCCTATTTCTTCGCAGCGGGTCTGGGACTGATTGCGGCCCTAATGACGCTGCTATTGCCTGAGACACTTCCCCCCGAGAAAAGAACGGTCTCCATCCGTCTTCAAAAAGGAGATCACTTGGGCAAGAAAATCTGGAGTTCTTTTAAAGTCCCCTATTTCAAATACTTGATTGTGTTGCTTGTCATGACCTTTGGTCTCATGAGTTATGAGACAGTATTCGCTCTTTTTGCAGAGCAAAAATACGGATTCGACGCTGCAACAATCTCCATTATTATTACTTTGGGCGCGATTATCGGTATTATTGTGCAGATCTGGCTTTTGGATTGGTTTGTACAGAGAATCGGTGAAGTTAAGTTGATCCGTCTATCTTTAATAATCACCCCCATAGCTTTATTGTTAATGTTAATTAAGGTCAACCTTGTGTTTCTGTTGTTCGCTTCTGCGTTATTCTTTGCATTCAATTCGTTTTTGCGACCTTCGGTCAGCACGTTAATATCCAAAAATGCAGGAGATCGGCAAGGTTATGCATCCGGTCTGAATACTACATTTTCCAGTCTCGGAACGGTGATTGGGCCGCTGATCGCAGGACTATTGTTTGACAAAAACATAAACTTCCCGTATATTTTTGGTGCAATTATGCTGCTCGCTTCTCTCGGACTGACCTTGAACGCATTTCGTTCGAAGAAAGGACAATTGTATACAAGTGAATGA
- a CDS encoding TetR/AcrR family transcriptional regulator, with translation MNENWHQQLGNKHRDDLIAAGKELFLKYGLLQVKIKDVCTKAELSRVTFYKHFQSMDELLLAIQMQLIEHLTDEVSRASTKDLNGREQLKVMLNAWVVYAQDHPDYIRFIQLFDINYEMYDFSPELREEYDKFNQNGKEKHFLMGALSQGVVDGSIKNPSPPLGLAQFIFTTMMGMLQRMVTIRAAHDNSLDMRMTEQFVKMLLHFVCSEDIPE, from the coding sequence GTGAATGAAAACTGGCATCAACAATTGGGAAATAAACATCGTGATGATTTGATTGCAGCAGGTAAGGAGCTTTTTTTGAAATATGGTTTGCTCCAGGTGAAGATTAAGGATGTATGTACAAAAGCTGAACTTAGTAGAGTGACCTTTTATAAACATTTTCAGTCTATGGATGAGCTTCTTCTAGCCATTCAGATGCAACTGATCGAACATTTAACGGATGAGGTTAGCCGTGCATCAACGAAGGACTTGAATGGACGAGAACAACTCAAGGTCATGTTGAATGCATGGGTTGTTTATGCCCAGGATCATCCAGACTACATCCGGTTTATTCAATTGTTTGATATCAACTATGAGATGTATGATTTTAGTCCTGAATTAAGAGAAGAGTATGATAAGTTCAACCAGAACGGGAAAGAAAAACATTTCCTGATGGGCGCTTTATCCCAAGGCGTTGTTGACGGAAGTATTAAGAATCCGTCCCCTCCGTTGGGTCTGGCTCAGTTTATCTTCACAACGATGATGGGCATGCTCCAGCGCATGGTAACTATTCGTGCTGCTCATGATAATTCATTGGATATGCGGATGACGGAGCAATTTGTGAAGATGCTGCTTCATTTTGTTTGTAGCGAGGATATACCCGAGTGA
- a CDS encoding glycoside hydrolase family 3 N-terminal domain-containing protein — protein sequence MHVKWMTIIGAVVGSMLIGVGTAAAEETFVDLKYSKWAEVGITYMAKRGTVAGYGNGIFKPEALVTRAQAVTFMVRELYPDQLQRAVEGTTYSDVPTTHPFHREIMIAAKNGLASGFPNGTFRPDTPLSRAETAAFLTRAYSLAEGKNSAKWTDTDRHWAAAPILIMSSNGLVGGYSDATFRPNQAVTRAEYAVFMARVIRFEREVAIRTQDWDKLISYMTVSEQVGQMLMPDIRQWNGKATTTVNEGLKRTIHDQDLGGLILFDKNIVDVTQLTTFTHDIQREAGDIPLFLSIDQEGGVIKRIPGGTNLPGQMALGATGDATLAEAAGQLTGEELKALGLQINFAPVLDINSNPDNPIIGIRSFGSDADMVTRLGLATIKGLQQSGVMAAVKHFPGHGDTTVDSHLGMPVLAHNRERLDAVELKPFRAAIKNGVEMIMTAHIAFPAIDNEQVISLKDGEHVPIPATLSKKVLTGLLRGELGYEGLIVSDAFTMNAIAEHFGENQSVERAVSAGVDIILMPKDSAAAHQTLVNAVNNGTIKDETIHASVKRILEMKAKYGLFERSQTLAQKLTQLNGIIGSKAHRAVEQTIAERAVTVLSSREGVLPDPMKQGDRVVIVAAELEQAKQLEKQLLQAANNLSLKTEISLVGQGKMNETLQAIGKANYVILASYQFRNVASQFGWSEYQTLINAMNKSNQRYTLFSLGNPYETIYLQNVRSGIAVYGKQEPNTSAGIKVLLGQLKAGGQLPVLTD from the coding sequence ATGCATGTAAAATGGATGACGATTATTGGTGCCGTTGTTGGCTCTATGCTTATAGGGGTGGGAACGGCAGCTGCGGAAGAAACGTTTGTTGATCTAAAGTATTCCAAGTGGGCAGAGGTTGGCATCACGTATATGGCGAAACGGGGAACAGTAGCCGGATATGGCAATGGGATCTTCAAGCCAGAGGCACTTGTGACAAGGGCACAAGCCGTCACTTTTATGGTGCGCGAGCTTTATCCAGATCAGCTTCAAAGAGCAGTGGAAGGCACAACCTATTCGGATGTTCCAACTACACACCCTTTCCATCGAGAAATCATGATAGCTGCTAAAAATGGACTTGCGAGTGGTTTTCCTAACGGAACCTTCCGTCCGGACACACCGCTTAGCCGCGCAGAGACTGCGGCCTTCCTTACACGGGCATATTCACTAGCGGAAGGTAAGAATTCTGCAAAATGGACAGATACGGACAGGCATTGGGCAGCGGCACCCATTCTTATTATGAGTTCAAACGGCTTGGTTGGCGGTTATTCAGATGCCACCTTCCGTCCGAATCAAGCTGTCACGCGCGCTGAATATGCCGTATTTATGGCGAGAGTAATTCGCTTCGAACGTGAAGTGGCCATTCGGACACAAGATTGGGACAAACTGATATCCTATATGACGGTGAGCGAGCAAGTTGGTCAGATGCTTATGCCTGACATTAGGCAATGGAATGGTAAAGCGACAACGACCGTTAATGAGGGGCTGAAACGAACTATCCATGATCAGGACTTGGGCGGACTTATTCTTTTTGACAAAAATATTGTAGACGTGACGCAGCTTACAACGTTCACACATGATATACAAAGAGAAGCAGGTGACATTCCTCTATTTCTTAGCATCGACCAAGAAGGAGGCGTTATTAAGCGAATACCAGGAGGCACGAACCTTCCCGGGCAGATGGCGCTTGGCGCAACTGGAGATGCAACACTAGCCGAAGCAGCCGGTCAGCTGACAGGGGAGGAGCTGAAGGCACTGGGATTGCAGATCAATTTTGCGCCAGTACTGGACATCAACAGCAATCCAGATAACCCCATCATTGGTATACGGTCGTTTGGCTCGGATGCGGATATGGTGACACGGCTTGGTCTGGCAACGATAAAAGGGCTACAGCAATCAGGGGTGATGGCGGCAGTTAAGCATTTTCCGGGACATGGAGATACAACGGTAGATTCCCATCTTGGTATGCCTGTGCTTGCCCATAACCGAGAACGGCTTGATGCGGTCGAATTAAAACCGTTTCGGGCTGCAATCAAAAATGGTGTAGAGATGATTATGACCGCACATATTGCTTTCCCTGCCATAGACAACGAACAAGTCATTTCTCTCAAAGACGGTGAACATGTGCCGATTCCTGCCACCTTATCGAAAAAGGTACTGACAGGACTTCTGCGCGGAGAGCTGGGATATGAAGGTCTCATTGTGTCGGATGCCTTTACCATGAATGCAATTGCGGAGCATTTTGGGGAGAATCAATCGGTGGAACGCGCCGTTTCCGCAGGTGTTGATATCATCCTTATGCCAAAAGATTCAGCAGCGGCCCATCAAACGCTGGTGAACGCGGTGAACAATGGAACGATCAAGGATGAAACCATACATGCATCTGTGAAACGAATCTTGGAGATGAAAGCGAAATATGGTTTATTTGAACGCAGTCAAACTCTTGCGCAAAAGCTAACTCAGCTTAACGGTATCATCGGATCGAAGGCGCACCGAGCAGTGGAGCAGACAATCGCAGAGCGAGCGGTCACTGTACTCAGCAGTCGCGAAGGTGTGCTTCCTGATCCAATGAAGCAAGGCGACCGGGTTGTTATTGTCGCAGCCGAGCTGGAACAGGCGAAACAGCTTGAGAAACAATTGTTGCAAGCCGCTAATAACCTGTCGTTAAAGACTGAAATATCACTTGTTGGTCAAGGCAAAATGAATGAAACACTTCAGGCGATTGGCAAAGCCAATTATGTGATTCTTGCTTCTTACCAATTTCGTAATGTGGCCAGCCAATTCGGTTGGAGTGAGTATCAAACCTTGATTAATGCGATGAACAAGAGTAATCAGCGATACACGCTGTTCTCACTCGGTAACCCTTACGAAACGATCTATTTGCAAAACGTGCGCTCAGGAATTGCTGTGTATGGAAAGCAGGAGCCAAATACGTCTGCCGGGATCAAAGTATTGCTTGGTCAACTAAAAGCTGGAGGACAGTTGCCCGTGCTAACGGATTAA
- a CDS encoding carbohydrate ABC transporter permease — MRKGNTSRFRNSSTGDRAFDTINIIFMVCLMIVTIYPFVNMIAVSFNNANDAIRGGIYLWPRVWTLDNYKYIFGESDIYHATLISALRTVIGTVVSVFCTAMLAYTVSRQEFVLRKFVTMFFVFTMYFSGGLIPGYLLIRDLGLIGSFWVYIIPGVIGVFNMIVIRSFIEGLPEGILESARIDGAGEFTTFIRVVLPLTIPAMATVSLFVAVGQWNSWFDVFLYNSSNKELSTLQYELMKILQTSTTSATSSASDAYQSAESNATAVTPTSIRATMTIIASVPILMVYPFLQKYFVQGMTIGGVKG; from the coding sequence ATGCGTAAAGGAAACACATCCCGCTTTCGGAATAGCAGCACCGGGGATCGAGCGTTTGACACCATTAACATCATCTTCATGGTATGTCTGATGATTGTGACGATCTATCCCTTTGTTAATATGATTGCCGTATCCTTCAATAATGCAAATGATGCCATTCGGGGTGGAATATATCTATGGCCTCGTGTATGGACACTGGACAACTACAAATACATTTTTGGCGAATCCGATATATATCACGCAACTCTGATCTCGGCGCTGCGTACGGTCATTGGAACCGTGGTGTCCGTCTTCTGTACAGCCATGCTCGCGTATACGGTTAGTCGTCAGGAATTTGTGCTTCGCAAGTTTGTTACGATGTTTTTTGTATTCACCATGTATTTCAGCGGGGGGTTGATCCCCGGTTATCTGCTGATTCGAGACCTTGGATTGATTGGTTCCTTCTGGGTATATATCATTCCGGGTGTAATTGGAGTCTTCAATATGATTGTCATCCGTTCATTTATTGAAGGTCTTCCTGAAGGCATTCTGGAGTCAGCCCGTATTGACGGGGCAGGGGAGTTCACGACATTTATCCGCGTTGTCCTGCCGCTAACGATTCCCGCAATGGCAACCGTATCACTCTTTGTAGCTGTGGGACAATGGAATTCCTGGTTCGATGTATTCCTGTACAACTCTTCCAATAAAGAATTAAGCACACTGCAATATGAGTTGATGAAGATTTTGCAAACTTCGACGACCTCAGCGACTTCATCAGCAAGTGATGCTTATCAGTCTGCCGAGAGCAATGCAACGGCGGTCACACCAACCTCGATTCGAGCGACCATGACCATTATTGCAAGTGTTCCTATTCTGATGGTGTATCCGTTCTTACAGAAATACTTTGTACAGGGTATGACGATTGGCGGTGTAAAGGGTTAG
- a CDS encoding sugar ABC transporter permease has protein sequence MPPASSPKGTRAHSFFKRLVQQRTLAWMCIPFVIWAFIFKYLPLWGWTMAFQNFKPARSFSDQQWVGWHHFSILFEDNTFYRVLRNTLVMSSIKLVLGFVTAITLALLLNELKNVIFKRFVQTVSYLPHFISWVVASSIVLTVLSPDGIINLLLMKLHLIDSPVLWMGKGEYFWGILGATEVWKDVGWNTIIYLAAITAIDPAQYEAAEIDGASRFKRMLYITLPGLKPVIVILLIMNMGSILESGFEPQYLLGNGMNMDYSENLDIFVLKYGLGMGNFSLGTAAGIFKTVVSFIFLFSANYIAKKMGESRLF, from the coding sequence ATGCCTCCAGCCTCGAGTCCGAAGGGAACCAGAGCACACTCGTTCTTTAAGCGACTTGTGCAGCAACGAACACTTGCCTGGATGTGTATTCCTTTTGTCATCTGGGCTTTTATCTTCAAGTACCTGCCGTTATGGGGATGGACCATGGCTTTTCAGAATTTCAAACCGGCGAGGTCCTTCTCCGATCAGCAGTGGGTAGGCTGGCATCATTTTAGTATCTTGTTTGAGGACAATACCTTCTACCGGGTGCTGAGAAATACACTCGTTATGAGTTCCATTAAACTGGTGTTGGGATTTGTGACAGCAATTACACTGGCCCTCTTGTTGAATGAGCTGAAAAATGTCATATTTAAACGTTTTGTGCAAACCGTCAGTTATCTGCCTCACTTTATCTCGTGGGTTGTTGCTTCCAGCATTGTATTAACAGTCCTCTCACCAGACGGAATTATCAATCTGCTGCTGATGAAGCTTCACCTGATTGACAGTCCGGTATTATGGATGGGGAAAGGTGAATACTTCTGGGGTATTCTAGGGGCAACGGAGGTCTGGAAAGATGTCGGTTGGAACACCATTATCTATCTGGCAGCGATTACGGCAATTGATCCTGCGCAATATGAGGCTGCCGAGATTGATGGAGCTAGTCGCTTCAAACGGATGTTATATATCACCCTGCCTGGCTTGAAACCAGTTATTGTGATCTTGTTGATCATGAACATGGGAAGTATTCTTGAATCCGGATTCGAACCACAATATCTGCTGGGTAACGGGATGAATATGGACTATTCGGAGAATCTGGACATCTTTGTACTGAAATATGGATTAGGGATGGGGAACTTTTCCTTAGGTACAGCAGCCGGCATATTCAAAACTGTGGTCAGCTTCATCTTCCTTTTCTCCGCGAACTATATAGCGAAAAAAATGGGAGAGAGCAGACTATTCTAA